The nucleotide window AACGACGACGGGAGCATGGCCCGCCGCCCGGAGCTGGAGGTCTTCGCGCAGAAGCACGGGCTGAAGTTCATCACCGTCGCCGACATCGTGGCGTACCGGCTCCAGAGCGAGCGGCTGGTGGTGCGGGAAGCGGAGGCGGTGATCCCCACGCCGCACGGCGACTGGAAGATCATCGCCTACCGCAACGAGCTGGACCAGTTCGAGCACGTGGCCATGGTGAAGGGCGAGCTGGGGGGGGAGGAGAGCGTGCTGGTGCGGATGCACTCCGAGTGCCTCACCGGCGACGTGTTCCACTCGCTCCGCTGCGACTGCGGCGAGCAGCTCGACGCGGCGATGAGCGCCATCGACCGCGAGGGGCGCGGCGTCATCGTCTACCTCCGGCAGGAGGGGCGGGGGATCGGGCTCGTGCACAAGCTGCGGGCGTACGCGCTGCAGGACGGGGGGATGGACACGGTGCAGGCCAACGAGGCGCTGGGCTTCCGCCCGGACCTGCGCGACTACGGGATCGGCGCGCAGATCCTGCTGGACCAGGGGTTGTCGTCCATCCGCATCCTGACCAACAACCCGAAGAAGATCGTCGGGCTGGACGGGTACGGCCTTTCGGTCACGGAGCAGGTGCCTCTGCGGGTGGAGCCCAACCCGCACAACCAGGCGTACCTGGCGGCGAAGCGGGACAAGCTTGGGCACCTCTTTCCGGTGTGAGCGGGTGGCGGCGGAGAACCTGACTGGAGCGAAGATGATCGAGCATTCGGGGATGCTGCGGGGCGAGGGACGGCGGTTCGGGATCGTGGTGGGACGCTTCAACGAGCTGGTGACTCGGCAGCTCCTCCTGGGCGCGCGCGACTGCCTGCTCCGGCACGGGGTGTCGGACGACGACGTCGAGGCGGTGTGGGTCCCCGGCGCCTTCGAGATCCCCTCGGCGCTGCGCCGCCTGGCGCGCGCGGAGCGCTTCGACGCGCTGATCGCGCTGGGGGCGGTGATCCGGGGGGGGACGCCGCACTTCGACTACGTCGCGGGGCAGGTCGCCAGCGGGGTCTCGGCGGTGGCCGCGGGCACGGACGTGCCGGTGGTGTTCGGGGTGCTCACCACGGACACCATCGAGCAGGCGATCGAGCGCGCCGGGACCAAGGCCGGCAACAAGGGCTGGGACGCGGCCATGACGGCGCTGGAGATGGCCGACCTGTTCGCGCGCATGGACGGGGAGGCCCGCACGTGAAGTCGCG belongs to Longimicrobiaceae bacterium and includes:
- a CDS encoding bifunctional 3,4-dihydroxy-2-butanone-4-phosphate synthase/GTP cyclohydrolase II, which gives rise to MPFDRVEDAIQDIRDGRMVIVADDEDRENEGDLVCAASAVTPEIINFMAVHGRGLICLALTPERADALDLRPMSELNTEAQGTAFTVSVDAAARYGVTTGISASDRAKTIQVCLAPDAKPADLRRPGHVFPLRARPGGVLRRVGQTEASVDLARLAGLEPAGVICEILNDDGSMARRPELEVFAQKHGLKFITVADIVAYRLQSERLVVREAEAVIPTPHGDWKIIAYRNELDQFEHVAMVKGELGGEESVLVRMHSECLTGDVFHSLRCDCGEQLDAAMSAIDREGRGVIVYLRQEGRGIGLVHKLRAYALQDGGMDTVQANEALGFRPDLRDYGIGAQILLDQGLSSIRILTNNPKKIVGLDGYGLSVTEQVPLRVEPNPHNQAYLAAKRDKLGHLFPV
- the ribE gene encoding 6,7-dimethyl-8-ribityllumazine synthase, coding for MIEHSGMLRGEGRRFGIVVGRFNELVTRQLLLGARDCLLRHGVSDDDVEAVWVPGAFEIPSALRRLARAERFDALIALGAVIRGGTPHFDYVAGQVASGVSAVAAGTDVPVVFGVLTTDTIEQAIERAGTKAGNKGWDAAMTALEMADLFARMDGEART